Genomic window (Pseudomonas sp. MM211):
CCGTGCCGAAGACGCTGCCGACGATGCCCCGTCGGTGTTGCCGGAAACCGCAGTCGCCGACGCCGTGGAATTGATGGAAGAGCATGACCGCCGCCACCTGGTGGTGACCGATGCGCAGAAGAAGGCCCTCGGCTACATTCGCCGCCGTGACCTGCGCGGGCAGGGCGGCTCGGTACAGCCATTCCTGCAGCCGTTCAACGCCACCGCCTCCCACGACGAACACCTGCGCATCCTGCTGTCGCGCATGTACGAGTTCAACCGCTCCTGGCTACCGGTGCTCAGCGCCGACAACGACTTCCTTGGCGAAGTCACCCAGGAATCCATCGCCGATTACCTCAGCTCCGGGCGCTCGCGCGGCAAGAGCAGCATCGTCTCGCCGGCGGAGCAGGTGGCGGGTTAGGGCGGGCAGGATCTTCCCGCGATCCGCGCCCGCTCCCGGCTGGCGCGCGGCATTTCCCCCATCCATGTGGGGCACGCAGGGGTGAGAGCGGTTCTGCTGTTCTGCCTGTGACTGCTGGGTGGGCCTTTGTTGGCTGACGAGTCGAAGCATGCGCTGTGAATTACCGAGGCCTAGCGCCTGATTGAGCACGCATCCACGGTGGAGCTCTCGGAGCTGCTTGGCGCGTTGCGCATTGGCGATTGGCAACAGGTGGGCCTCCCTGATGTGAACATCCCGCGTGCGTGGAGGGCATACAGAGCACTTGGTATCGCCTGGAACTGGACAATGCGCTGGCCAGCGCGTCGCCACCGTTTCTGTATTTGCCGCGTTGGCAGGCGGTAGGTCAGGTGGCGTTGTATGGCGATGGCTAACTGCTCTGGCGCCTCCGTGGCGATCCGGTATGGATTGGATTCAATCGGCCAGTTCTGGTGGCTTCCGCTAACACCACCCTGAGCTCCCTGATAAGCGTTGTGCTTGTTTGGTCGCTGTTCAGAATCCGATGGATACACCCAGGCGGAGGCTATTGTCCGTAACGCTTTCGCCGACGCGCCCACTGTAGTCCAGTGTTACGTTCACTTTTGCGGTCAGTTGCGCGCTGAGACCGAGCCTAGCTGTGGCACTGTTGCGCTCTGTGGGCGTACCGCGTACGCGAAAGATTTCGCCGCTGGCAAGGCCGTGGCGGCTATCGGCAGAAGCGTCGCGGAGCGCGCGTTGCCAGCCAAGGCTGCCTTGCAGGCTCACTGGGGTATTGCCCAGCCTGCCGAGCGGCAGGACACCATTAACGCCCAGCGTCGAGTAGCTTAGATCGTGTTTCTCGCGGCGAGCCTGCAGGGCGCTGTCGCCACCGCGTTCGCGGAAACCGTCCCGCTCGACCTGGGCATGGGCAAGGCCGATGAAGGGCTCTACCTGATAGTCTGCAAACTGCAGACGATAGCCCAGCTCGGCGAAAGCCTGTGTGGTATTGGCAGCGTAGCTAACGTGGGTTTGCTCGCTGAATGTCCCCGCCTTGACCTTGCGTCGTGTGCTGACGTCATGCCAGGAGCGTGCCGCGCCCGTTCGCAGCTTGATGGCATTCCATTCAGCGCTGGCATAGACGGCCAGGGAGCGTGAGTCGATGTCTGCCGACGCGTCGCGGCCGTCCTTGATGTCAGTTTTACCCAGGCCAACGGCTGCGCCGACTTGCCAGTTATCGCCGAGGGCCAGGTCGCCACCGAGCAGTGTTCCGTTGCTATCGCGATTCAGGTTGCTGGCATTGCCGTCGTCTTCATTCTGTGCCTGTCCACCATAGCCTTGTAGCCATAGGTTCACGCCGTCTCCGCTGTTGAGCCGCCCGCTACCTGCCAGCAGATGCTGAGCGGCCAACAGGCGTGCATTGATGCCGTCGCGCAGGTAGCGACTATCGTCGAGCAGCGCGCTTTGCAGGCTGGCGTGCAATTCGCCGGACAGGCTGTCGAAGGCGAGCCGCGCACCATCCGGGTCGAGTACGCTGACCGCCCTGTAGACACGCTGCTCTACACCGGCCGACTCGACCGCATCGGCCGTGGCGCGCTGGTTGTAAGTATGGGCCACGCTGTCGAAGCGAACGTCGTTGCGCAGCAACGTCAGGTGCACCTCGTTGGCAAGGCTGTAGTCCAGGCTCGTGGTCAAGAAGGCTAGGTTGCTGCTCACCGCAGCGAAGGTTCCGTCGACCCGACCTGCGCTGATGATTGTGTAAGTGGTCGCCGCTGACCAATCGCCGAGATTGGCGAGCACTTGTAAGGTGGTTCCACCGAGGTCGACGGTCTGAGTACTGATCAGCCGATCCGAGGTGCCGCTGGGATCGACCTCAATTTCGAACGTCGACCCCGCGGCAAAACTCAGGTTGCCGTCCACGGTAAGGGTACCGATGGAGTTGCCGGGGGCCAAGGTCGAGCCATTGAGCATCTGCACGTCACCTATGATCCGTCCGTGCCCGCCGAGGCGGGTGTCAGCGGCGCTGATCAGCACACTGCTTAATGTAGCAACGCTGCCGGCCGAACCGCCGACGATCAGGCTGCCTGATTCGATCAGCGTGCCACTGCCTGCGCTGCTGTTGGTTTCGATGATCAACTTGCCGGTACCGGTCTTGCGCAGGGCGCCGCTGCCGGACAGTCTGTTGTTCAGTATGCCGTCGAATTGCTGGTCGATGATCAGGGTGGCGTCATTGACGATGGCGCCGCTACCAAAGCTGCCTATGTCGCCAGTCAAGCTGCCGCTGACGATTCGGGTACCACCCTGATAGCTGTTGCCATTGCCAAGGGTGAGATTGCTGCTCCCCGTTTGCACTACCTGGCCAGTACCCGAGATGGTGTCCAGGTAAATGATGTCATCACTGCGATCAAAGTTAAGGGTGGCGTTGTTGAGGATAGTGCCGCTGATACTGCCGGTTGTACCGCTGTTACCGATCTGCAGGGTGCCTGCACTGATTTGGGTACCGCCGGTATGCTGATTGTCGCCAGTGATAATCAGCGTGCCGCTGCCTGCCTGATTAACGCGCCCGGTGCCGGTGATGTTGCCTGCATAGGTGAGGGTGTCGCTGCGATTGAAGCTTAGGGCCGCGTTGTTGCTGATATTGCCGGTGATACTGCCAGTAGTACCGCCATTGCCGATCTGCAGATTGCCTGTACTGATCTGAGTACCTCCGGTGTGGTTGTTAATGCCGGTGAGGATCAGTGTGCCCGTGCCGCTTTTGATCAGTTGCCCTGTGCCTGATTGGGTGCCGTTGAGTTGGGCGCTGTTCGAGTGGTTGAACACCAGTGTGGCGTGGTTGACCACATTTCCGTTTAGCGAACTACCGCTTCCTCCACTGCCTACCTGCAGAGTGCCTTGGGCAATGGTGGTCATACCTGTATAGGTATGGTTGCCGAGTAGTGTCAGGGTTCCGGCCCCCGCTTTGCTCAGATTGCCAGTACCGCTGATGGAGCCGCTATAGGTGCCGGCTTGAGACTGGTCGAACACCAGATGGGCAGTAGTGCTGAGGTTGCCATTGCCAAAACTGTTCGTCGAACCGATCAAGGTGCCGCCCAGCACGCTCCAGTTGCGGCTATTGTGGTTGGTACCGGTCAGTGTCCAGGTACTGCTTCCCGTCTTCTCGAATGATGTGAAATTGAGCAACTGCGTGCCGATGGAACCCAGGTCGAAGCTGGCCTGGCTAGTACCGCCCAGTACCAGCGCATTGCCGGTACCTGTAGACGCCACGTTGCCCTGGAACGAATACCCAGCGTGCAACTCAAGGCGATTGTTGTTACCCAGGAGTCTTACCGACTCCGCATAGCGTCCGTCGGTAGCGCTCAGGCCTCCGCTGATCAAACCAGTGACAATCAGTCTGTTGTCATTGCCCTGCAGGCGAACACCTGCGGCGCCCATGCCGCCTATACCGTTGCGGGTGCTGTCGGGTGCGCTACCGCCAGTACTGCCATTGCCGCCTCGTATCTGCCCCAGTACCTCCAGGGTATTGGCGTTGCCCTGTAGGTTCACACCGCTGCCGCCACCACCACCGCCTCCCCCACCGGAGGTCGGATCGTTATTGAGGCTATTGCCGCCATTACCACCGTTGCCGCCGGTGACCTGCGCCGCTGTTCCAATCTGGATATAGGTGCGGTTGCCGGTACCCTGAATGCCGGCACCACCACCACCACCACCGCCTGCAGCCAGGATTGCCTCTCCACCGTTGCCGCCGTTGCCTCCTTGCAGATGACTGGAAGGTGCCAGGTTGACTGACAGGCCATCACCGTTCAGAAAAACGCCTGCACCTCCGGCGCCACCTCCACCGGCACCGTATCCCGTCTGGGTATTCTGTCCTGCACTTCCGTTCTGCCCATTTGCGCTGTTCAACTGTGCAACGCTGCTATTCAACTGGCGGCCAGCATTGCCACCTGCCCCCCCATCGGCAACATGACCATGACCACCTATGGCGCCATTGCCTTCGCTGCCAGTCTGGCGTGTATCCCAGCTTCCCCAGTAACCCCCGCCACCGCTTTGGCCATCCCCCTGACCGCCGTTACCCGCAGTACTGTACCCATTGCCACCATTACCTCGTGCTTGAGAGGTCTCGACGAAAAACAACCCATGTAAAGCGGCAAGCATGCCGACCACGAGCTTTGTGTAGGGAAATGGGGTTGGAACCGGCACGACGAAGGCGCTCCTGTAAATCTACTGTTGCGCGCTAGGATTATGAGTAGTGGCATTTTGTCATCTTGCGGCTTTTGGACGCCAGTTTTTTAGGGGCTCTTCTAAAAACTGTCGGTTTATCCGACGGCTGACACCATCAGTTGATAGGCTTATCCTTCTTGATAATTATTATCTTTGACGTTCTGGCGCGTGGCGTGCCGAATTGGAGGGGGGATGTCGGCCAGCCTTGCACGCATTCTGATCATCGAGGACGACCGTACCTTGTGCGCACAGCTCGGTGAGCTGTTGCGCGGGCAAGGCTATGCCACTAGCTCAAGTCACTTGGGCGAAGCGGGGCTCGGCATGGCGATCAGCGATGCGCCGGATCTGGTGCTGCTGGACGTGCTGCTGCCGGATCTCAACGGCTTTTCCGTTCTGCGCCGCCTGCGTGAGCACCAGCAGACGCCTGTGATCATGCTGACTGCCTGTGGCGCCGAGGAAGAACGCATTCGTGGCCTGCGCCATGGTGCCGATGACTACCTGCCCAAACCGTTCAACATCACCGAGCTGCAACTGCGCATCGATGCCGTGTTGCGGCGTACCCGGGTGACCGACAGCGTGCGCCCGGCAGACGTGCAGCAACTGCAGGTCGACGAATTGCGCCTCGAGCGTCATGCCCAGCGGGTCACGGTCAACGAGCGCGAGGTCAGCCTCACGCCGATCCAGTTTCGTGTGCTCTGGCATCTGGTCAGCTACCGTGGTGAAGCGCTCAGCAAGCCCTACCTGTATCGCACGGTGCTGGAACGCGATTACAGCAGCTATGACCGTAGCCTGGACATGCACATCAGCCGCATACGCCGGTTGCTGGGAGAGGCGGGCCTGGCGACGGATCGCCTGCAGACCCTGCATGGCCGGGGTTACGTATTCCAATGAACCGGCGCCTGTTCTGGAAACTGTGCATCGTCATCGCCGTGGGCAGCGTCGGGCTGTTCTGGATCATCGCCCGGGTCGCCTGGCAGACCGAAGAGCGCATGAGCTTTATCGACGCCGAGCACCAGCGCACGTTGCGGCACTATGGCGAACAGGCCGAGTCGCTGTATCGCGGTGGCGATCACCAGGCGCTGGAGCGCTGGCTCAATACGTTGCAGCAGCAGGAGCAGACTTGGGCCGCTGTGGTGCAAGCCGAGGTGCGGCCGCTGGCCGGCGAGCTGTCGGAACGCTTTCAAGAAGGTTTCGGCCTGGGCCGCGATGTCAGCTGGAAGATCCACCTGTACTTCGCGGAAAACCCGATCATGGATATTCCCTTCAGTGATCGCAGTGCCAGTTTTCTGATCCAGTTGCCCCAACGCATGCGCCCCGGCCTGAACTGGCACTACGCCAAATTGTTGTTGCAACTGGTGGTGCCGCTGGTGCTGCTGCTGATCGTGTGCCTGGTGCTGTACCGCCACTTGATGCAGCCGCTACGGCGACTCGAACAGGCCACGCGGCAGTTCAGCGATGGCCGCTACGACGTGCGGGTGCGCTCGCTGCTCGGTTCGCGCAATGATGAGCTGGCCAGCCTGGCGGATACCTTCGACGCCATGGCCGAGCGCACCGGGCAACTGATCATCGACCAGCGCCAGCGCCTGGCGGACATGTCCCACGAACTGCGCACGCCGCTGACCCGCATCGAAATGGCGGTCAGCCTGGCCGAACAGGGCGCCGACAGCCGCGTGTTGCTCGAGCGCATCCGTGACGATTGCAACGGCATGCGCCAGTTGGTCGAGGATGCCCTGACCCTCAGCTGGCTGGAGAACGAGCGTCCGCAGTTGCGTGACGAAACCCTCGATCTCACCGAGTTGCTCGACAGCATTCTCGATGATGCCCGCTTCGAGTACCCGGATCGCCAACTGCTGGCGCATCTGCCGGGGCAGGCGGTGCTGGCTGGCAGCAGTCATCGCGCGCTGGGGCAGGCCATCGAGAACGTGGTGCGCAATGCCCTCGACCACACACCGCCAGGTGGAGTGGTCGAGGTCGACCTGCAGGCCGATGAGCAGGCCTGGCAGTTGCAGATCCGTGATCAGGGCCCGGGCGTTGACGAACAGTGGCTGGAGCGGATCTTCCAGCCGTTCTTCCGGGCGGGCAGCGAGCGTGCCGGTTACGGCCTCGGATTGGCGCTGGCGCAACGGCAGATTCGTGCCACGGGCGGCAGCATCCGGGCGAGCAATCGAGAGGGTGGCGGCCTGCAGATGACCATCTGCCTGCCGCAGCAGGCGAGCGGCCAGTCGTAACAGTTGTAAAAGTTGTACGTCCCCAGCGCTGTATTCGATAAGAATTTGCAAATACGAAATATTTGCATCTTTCTTGGGGAGGGATCATTCATGCACCGTTGTCCTTATCGACTGTCATTGCTGGGCGCCTTGGTCACCGGCGGTTTTCTGGGCAATGCCCAGGCGCAGAGCACTGCTTCGTCGCTGGAGCTGGCACCCAGTTCGGTGACGGCGGTGGCCAGCGAGCGCGCTGATACCGTCGAGGCCGAGCAGATCGAGCGCCTGCAGGCTAATGACCTGCAGGACGTGTTCGAGAGCAACCCGGAAGTCACCGTCGGTGGCGGCGCGGGGATCGCCCAGAAGCTCTACCTGCGCGGTTTCGAAGATACCCAACTGAACATCACCATCGACGGTGCCAGCCAGGCCGGGCAGACCTTCCACCACACCGGACGAATCGGCATCGAGCCTGAGCTGCTCAAGCGCGCCGAGGTGCAGGCCGGTACCGGCGACGCAACCGCTGGCCCGGGTGCGCTGGGTGGCTCCATCCGCTTTGTGACCAAAGACCCGGACGATCTGCTGCGCGAGGGCGAGTCCTTTGGCGCGTTGGTCAAGGGCGGTTACTTCAGCAACGGCGAAGGCTACAAGAGCAGTACCAGCCTGTACGGCCGCTTCAACGAGAACTGGTCGGCGCTGGCGGTGGCCAGTTATCAGGATCAGAACGATTACGAAGACGGCAACAACGACGACGTGCTGGGTACTGGCGCGCGGCAGAAGCTCGGCTTCACCAAGCTGGTGGGCAAGCTCAGCGAATCCCAGACCCTGCGTCTGAGCTATGAGCAGCGCACCGACGACGGCGAGCGCAGCCAGCGCCCGCAGTGGATTCCCAGCGGCTTCAACCGCCTGTATCCGATGCGCAGCGAGCGGGAGACCTGGACGCTCAACTACGCCTTCAAGCCGCTGGACAACGACCTCGTCGATGTCGAGCTGACCACCTTCCACAACGAAGTCGAGCTGCAGCAGGACGGGCGTTTCGGCCTGTACTTCGGCAGCACGCGCAGCAGCGGTTTCGACCTGCGCAACACCAGCCACTTGGGGCGTCACACGCTGACCTACGGCGTCGATTATCGCGACGACCGCGGCACCCTCGGCCCAGAGGGTAATCGTGAAGAGACCAGCGAAGATGGCAGCATCCTCGGCCTCTATGTGCAGGACAGCCTGCAACTGACCGAGCGCCTGCAGATCGGTGCCGGCCTGCGCTATGACCGTTACAAGCTCGATGATCGCGACGACCAGCGCTTCCGCGAAGACGGCGTCAGCCCAAACCTCAGCGCGCGCTATGCGTTGACTCCCGAGCTGACCCTGCTCGCCGGCCATACCCGTGCCCTGCGTGGCCCGCAGGTGCGCGATGCCTTCAAGATGG
Coding sequences:
- a CDS encoding TonB-dependent receptor domain-containing protein yields the protein MHRCPYRLSLLGALVTGGFLGNAQAQSTASSLELAPSSVTAVASERADTVEAEQIERLQANDLQDVFESNPEVTVGGGAGIAQKLYLRGFEDTQLNITIDGASQAGQTFHHTGRIGIEPELLKRAEVQAGTGDATAGPGALGGSIRFVTKDPDDLLREGESFGALVKGGYFSNGEGYKSSTSLYGRFNENWSALAVASYQDQNDYEDGNNDDVLGTGARQKLGFTKLVGKLSESQTLRLSYEQRTDDGERSQRPQWIPSGFNRLYPMRSERETWTLNYAFKPLDNDLVDVELTTFHNEVELQQDGRFGLYFGSTRSSGFDLRNTSHLGRHTLTYGVDYRDDRGTLGPEGNREETSEDGSILGLYVQDSLQLTERLQIGAGLRYDRYKLDDRDDQRFREDGVSPNLSARYALTPELTLLAGHTRALRGPQVRDAFKMDSSRNDPNTKAERARTSEVGFEYRLASWELSGKLYETRIKDAVADPIGAPNVYGNIGDLKSEGVLLQTAYHWQRVSAGLSYHHNNARLDGRRLNVYEHNGQGTSLGDTWTTFADYRANENLTVGWQGRFVESIDSLHTGEGTVSKPGYGVHDLYAEWLPLAADRLTLTLTLKNLFDKQYLDHASNEDFTHIPDFEGVRGSYEPGREVRLGVALRI
- a CDS encoding autotransporter outer membrane beta-barrel domain-containing protein; protein product: MNSANGQNGSAGQNTQTGYGAGGGGAGGAGVFLNGDGLSVNLAPSSHLQGGNGGNGGEAILAAGGGGGGGAGIQGTGNRTYIQIGTAAQVTGGNGGNGGNSLNNDPTSGGGGGGGGGSGVNLQGNANTLEVLGQIRGGNGSTGGSAPDSTRNGIGGMGAAGVRLQGNDNRLIVTGLISGGLSATDGRYAESVRLLGNNNRLELHAGYSFQGNVASTGTGNALVLGGTSQASFDLGSIGTQLLNFTSFEKTGSSTWTLTGTNHNSRNWSVLGGTLIGSTNSFGNGNLSTTAHLVFDQSQAGTYSGSISGTGNLSKAGAGTLTLLGNHTYTGMTTIAQGTLQVGSGGSGSSLNGNVVNHATLVFNHSNSAQLNGTQSGTGQLIKSGTGTLILTGINNHTGGTQISTGNLQIGNGGTTGSITGNISNNAALSFNRSDTLTYAGNITGTGRVNQAGSGTLIITGDNQHTGGTQISAGTLQIGNSGTTGSISGTILNNATLNFDRSDDIIYLDTISGTGQVVQTGSSNLTLGNGNSYQGGTRIVSGSLTGDIGSFGSGAIVNDATLIIDQQFDGILNNRLSGSGALRKTGTGKLIIETNSSAGSGTLIESGSLIVGGSAGSVATLSSVLISAADTRLGGHGRIIGDVQMLNGSTLAPGNSIGTLTVDGNLSFAAGSTFEIEVDPSGTSDRLISTQTVDLGGTTLQVLANLGDWSAATTYTIISAGRVDGTFAAVSSNLAFLTTSLDYSLANEVHLTLLRNDVRFDSVAHTYNQRATADAVESAGVEQRVYRAVSVLDPDGARLAFDSLSGELHASLQSALLDDSRYLRDGINARLLAAQHLLAGSGRLNSGDGVNLWLQGYGGQAQNEDDGNASNLNRDSNGTLLGGDLALGDNWQVGAAVGLGKTDIKDGRDASADIDSRSLAVYASAEWNAIKLRTGAARSWHDVSTRRKVKAGTFSEQTHVSYAANTTQAFAELGYRLQFADYQVEPFIGLAHAQVERDGFRERGGDSALQARREKHDLSYSTLGVNGVLPLGRLGNTPVSLQGSLGWQRALRDASADSRHGLASGEIFRVRGTPTERNSATARLGLSAQLTAKVNVTLDYSGRVGESVTDNSLRLGVSIGF
- a CDS encoding sensor histidine kinase; the protein is MNRRLFWKLCIVIAVGSVGLFWIIARVAWQTEERMSFIDAEHQRTLRHYGEQAESLYRGGDHQALERWLNTLQQQEQTWAAVVQAEVRPLAGELSERFQEGFGLGRDVSWKIHLYFAENPIMDIPFSDRSASFLIQLPQRMRPGLNWHYAKLLLQLVVPLVLLLIVCLVLYRHLMQPLRRLEQATRQFSDGRYDVRVRSLLGSRNDELASLADTFDAMAERTGQLIIDQRQRLADMSHELRTPLTRIEMAVSLAEQGADSRVLLERIRDDCNGMRQLVEDALTLSWLENERPQLRDETLDLTELLDSILDDARFEYPDRQLLAHLPGQAVLAGSSHRALGQAIENVVRNALDHTPPGGVVEVDLQADEQAWQLQIRDQGPGVDEQWLERIFQPFFRAGSERAGYGLGLALAQRQIRATGGSIRASNREGGGLQMTICLPQQASGQS
- a CDS encoding response regulator transcription factor; the protein is MSASLARILIIEDDRTLCAQLGELLRGQGYATSSSHLGEAGLGMAISDAPDLVLLDVLLPDLNGFSVLRRLREHQQTPVIMLTACGAEEERIRGLRHGADDYLPKPFNITELQLRIDAVLRRTRVTDSVRPADVQQLQVDELRLERHAQRVTVNEREVSLTPIQFRVLWHLVSYRGEALSKPYLYRTVLERDYSSYDRSLDMHISRIRRLLGEAGLATDRLQTLHGRGYVFQ